The Desulfotignum phosphitoxidans DSM 13687 DNA segment GAGATTCAGCTGGAGGCGATCCGTGCCCAGGGGGCAGGGGGGCAGCACGTGAACAAGGTGGCCACGGCCATTCATCTGCGGTTCGATATCCCTGGGTCCAGCCTGCCTGAAGAGATTAAATCCCGCTTGCTGGCAATTGCGGATCAACGGATTTCCAAGGACGGTGTGGTCGTTATCAAGGCCCAGCAGTCCCGCAGCCAGGAGAAAAACCGAACCGATGCCGTCAAACGGCTGCGTCAATTGATTTTAAAAGCCATGGTCCAGCCGAAAAAGCGCCGGCCCACCCGGGCGTCACAATCGGCCCGGAAAAAAAGGATGGATCGTAAAACAAAACGGGGGCGTATCAAACAATTACGGAAATCTGTGTCCTCTGACGATTAAATGAAACAGATGAAACCGGGAAAGAACGATTGATTATCAATCAAAAACAGGATTATCCGGTATCCAGCACCTGCCTGACCTTGTCAGCCAGGGTTTTGACTGTGAACGGTTTCTGGATGAACTGGATACCTGATTCCAGTATTCCATGATGGGCGATGACATTGGCCGTATATCCGGACATGTAAACCACCTTGATATGGGGACGGGTCCGGCGGATTTCATCGTAAAGCTCTCTGCCGTTCATGCCGGGCATGACCACATCCGTGAGTAATAAATCAATGGCACCCTTATGGGCCGCTGCTGTTTGAAGGGCTTCCTCTCCGGTACCGGCGGTCAGTACTGTGTAGCCATCTGTTTCCAAAATGGTACAGGCCAGTTCTCGAACCTGATCATTGTCTTCTGCCAGTAAAATGGTTTCCGTTCCGAAAACCACGGTTGTTTCTTTTTTTTCGATCCCGGGGTCGACCGGATCGGCATCTGAGGCCAGCGGCAGATAAATTTTAAACGTCGTGCCTTTTTCAGGTTCTGAATACACCCAGATATTTCCTCCGTGCTGTTTGACAATTCCATACACAGTGGCAAGGCCTAAGCCGGTGCCACGTTCCCCTTTGGTGGAAAAAAAAGGTTCAAATATGTGCTCGATGGTTTGGGTATCCATGCCGGCACCGGTGTCGCTGACACTCAAAAGCACGTAAGGGCCGGGCGTGACACCTTGACGGAGTTTGGCATAAGATACGTCCAGGTCTTTTCGGCTGGTTTCGATGTCCAAATAGCCGCCGTCGGGCATGGCATCTGCGGCGTTGACAGCCAGGTTCAAAATTACCTGTCCCAGTTGTCCGACGTCTGCCATGACGGGTTCAGGGGTTGGGGACAAGGACAGGTTGATCGTGATATCCTCCCGAATGGTTCGGTACAATAAAGGAAGAAAGTTGTCTACCACCTGGTTGATGTCCACGGGTTCGAAGGATAGTGTCTGCTTTCGGCTGAAAGCCAGCAGTTGACGAACCAGGTCCCGGGCACGGATTCCCGCGTCCAGAATGGTTTGGGTCGCTTTCCGGTGGGAGCCTGCCAATTGAGAATCTGTGAGCATCAATTCGCTGTATCCCAGGACAGGAGACAGCAGATTGTTCAGGTCATGGGCCACCCCGCCGGCCAGACGTCCGATGGATTCCATTTTTTGCACCTGCTGCACCTGTATTTCCATCTGTTCTTTTTCTTTTTGAGACTTTTCCGCCTGTTTGCGATGGGTGATGTCCCTGACGATCGCCTGAAGATAGGTCTGGTTTCCCAGCTGAAAGCGGTTCAGAGCGACTTCTGTGTCAAATACCGTTTCATCGGTTTTCATATGCTGCCACTCGAAATACTGGGGAACGCCTTCAAGGGCCGACATTACATATGTCTGGGCTTTCTGGGTGGATGTTTCACCGCAGGGCTGAGCCGGTGGAGACAACTGCCAGGGATGCTGACCTGTTATCAGGGCTTTGTCGGAAAACCCAAACATCTCAAGCGTGGCCATGTTACAGTCAATGAATTGGTTGTCTTTTAAAATGAATATGGCATCTTTGGCTGTTTCAAAGAGGGTTCGATATCGTTGTTCATTTTCCTGTAATTTTGCCTTGGCTGACTGCTCGTTTATCAATGTTTGTTTCAGGCTGTTGAGCATCAATGCCGTGGTTGTGGACACCAGGGCATTGATGAAAAGAAAATTGCCGCTCATGACCAGCCATTGCTCAAGAAGATTTTCCGAAGCAGAGTTCCAGTCGAGGATGCCCGTGGCAATGGAAACTGCCATGGTTGCAAATGCCGCCGCATTGCAGGCCAGTGAAGCAAACGCGGCTTTGAGATCATAAATGGTGCTGACCATGATGGATGCGCCCAGTAACCAGATATATCCGGCACCCACCGGACCCAGTAGGATTATCAGCCCCAGACCCAGGAAATACAGAACAAAAAAAATCAGGCCGGCCCGGAATCCCAATGGTCTGTTTTTTAGAATCAAAACAGCGACCGCACCTGAATAGGCACCAATATCCAGTAAAGCGACACTCAACAATCCTTCGGCCATGGCCAGCCACACGGAAGGGATCAACACCACAGGGCCCAGAACCACGGCTGAAAAGCAGATGATGAGCAGAATCCGTTCCTGCCAGAAGGTAAACGGATCTGTTTTCCATACATACGTTGGAAGCAGCTTTTTTTCCAGGAGATACCAAGTCTGGACGATATTTGAAAATCGGAATTTCATGTCTTTTGGTTTTTATATACGCAACCCTTTCCAAGGTCAACCATGTGTTTGAAATTCAAGTTTATCAGATTCCTGCTTGACACCGTTGTTCGGAAGTGATATTTACCCAATCTGTTCTGATTCGGGGCGTAGCGCAGTCTGGTAGCGCACTTGTCTGGGGGACAAGTGGTCGCTGGTTCAAATCCAGCCGTCCCGACCATAGAAAAATCAAGGCTTCTGGCGGTTTCGTCAGGGGCCTTTTTTGTTTTTGAACAATTGGCCTGCCTCCAATTTTTGACAACCGGGTTGTTTTTGTCGAAATATCGGTGTAGGGTAACAACCATTTTATGGTTAATACAGCCTGGGAGCACGGATGATAGACAATATTCAAAATAAAAAAGAGTCCCGGTCAAAAATTCGAAACCCGGCTTCAGAAGGTGCCAGCATTTCATTCAAACCCCCGGGAGGGGTATGGGAATATCAGATTAAATTGAGAGAGTTCTCGGATTCCGGACTGGGGCTCCTTGTCAAGCAGGATTCGGATCTTTTGAAACAAATAAGTGTGGGCGATACCTTCACCGTTAATTATCATGAAGATTCTGTTCCCATGACGGTTCAACACCAGACAGTACAGGTTCGGCACATCTCTTTCCCACCCACTGGAATACCTGAAAATCATATGATCATCGGTTTGCGGTTTCTTGAACCAGATGACGATCAATAGTTCATTGTCTTTTGCCTGAATATCGGCACAATCCCAAAGAATCATGGCAGGACTGCTGCGATTTCATCTTGACAATCCCGGCTGTTTTTATTACGTCAATTAAGCTTGTCGGGCAAATGGCCTGTATTTTTGTTTAACCAATCAGGAGAGACTGCATAAATGAAAAAGGCGAATCAACTGGCACTGGTTTTACTGCTGATGGGATTTTTTGTGGTTCCGATAACCCTAGCATCTTTTTCCGGCGGTCCGAGCCTGTCACTGGTGCAGACCGTTCATGCATCCGAAGATGCCGTGGAATCCGGTCACGGTGGTGAAGATACCCTTGGCGGCGGCCATGGACAAGGCCATCCGGACCTGGGCAAACTGCTGCCGTTGTATGCGTGTATCCCTTTTGCCTGCATGTTGTTATCCATTGCACTGCTGCCGCTGGTTGCCGGTACGTTCTGGCACCATCATTTCGGCAAAATATCCGCGTTCTGGGCTGCTACTCTGGCGATTCCCTTTGTGGCGGTCTACAAAGGGGATGCCGTGTATGAAATTCTTCATATCATTTTAGCGGATTATGTGCCTTTTATCATCCTTTTGTGGGCGTTGTTCACGGTGTCGGGTGGAATTCTTCTGCGCGGCACGCTGCGGGGAACCCCTGTTGTGAATACCGGTATCATTCTTCTGGGAACGATTCTGGCCTCCTGGATGGGAACCACCGGAGCGGCCATGCTGCTGATCCGGCCGTTTCTGCGGGCCAATGACTTTCGAAAAAACAGAACCTTCATGGTGGTGTTCTTCATTTTTCTGGTGGCCAATGTGGGGGGATCCTTGACCCCTCTGGGTGATCCGCCCCTGTTTCTGGGATTTTTGCATGGAGTGAGCTTTTTCTGGACACTGAACATCGCCCCTCACATGTTTCTGGTGAGCGGAATTCTGCTGGTGATCTATTTTTTCCTGGATTCCTGGCATTTCAAAAAAGAAGGGGCCGTGGTGCCCGATGATGGAGAAAAAAAGCCCTTGTGCCTGGTGGGGACCTATAATTTCATCTTTTTAGGCGGGATTGTGGTGGCCGTGCTCATGAGCGGTGTCCTGGATCTGGGAGAGATCAACACCCTGGGTGTGCACCGGGCCGTTCAGGACTGGCTGCGGGATATCACTTTGATTATACTTGGAATCCTGTCATTGTGGGCCACCCCCTGGACCCTGCGGGAGGAAAACGAGTTTTCCTGGTTTCCCATCATCGAGGTGGCATATCTGTTCATCGGCATTTTTGTTACCATGATCCCCTGTCTGCTGCTGCTTAAAGCCGGACCGGACGGGGCATTTGCATTTCTGATCGCAGCGGTGAAAGAACCTTACCATTACTTCTGGGTCACGGGTCTGCTGTCCGCGTTTCTGGACAATGCCCCCACCTATCTGACCTTTTTCAATACCGCTTTGGGCAGTTTTTATGCCGGCTTGCCCGAATCAGCCTCCGTGCCGTTGCTGATGACCGACCGGATGGTTTATCTCCAGGCCATTTCCACCGGGGCCGTGTTTTTCGGGGCCGTCAGTTATATCGGCAATGCGCCTAATTTCATGGTGCGGTCCATCGCCGCGGAATCCGGCACTGCCATGCCCAGTTTTTTCGGGTATATCCTCAAATATTCTTTGGTGTTTCTGATTCCCACATTTGTGATTGTCACGTTGATTTTTTATTAGAATCCAGGGAGCGGCTGCCATGTATTTTGATTTAAAGGGATTGAAACTGGCCATCATCGGCGGCGGGGATCCTTGTTGTGAGATTCTGGACCGGTTTTCAGGACCCGGTCTCAAGGATCTGAACATTCAGGTACTCATGGTGGCGGATACCATAGAAATTTCCAAAGGCATCATCCGGGCCAGGCAATTGAATATTCCCACCACCAAAGATTACCATGAGGTGTGCAAGTTGACCGGTCTGGATCTGATCCTTAAACTGAAAAACGATGACCTGCTGCCCTGCATTCTGGAAAAAGTGAATACCGAACGGGTGAGCATTATTGATCTGGACACTTATGGGGCCATGTCTTTTGTTCATTTTCTGAAAACCGAAGAGGAAAAAATCCGGATTCGAAAACGGCTCGAAACCCAGGATCTGGAAAAAGAGGCCGTGGCGGATCTGTTTGATCAATTTTCCCGCCGGATCAACGAAATTGCGGAAAATCGTATTTCCTTTCTGGAACAGGAGCGCCAGGATCTCCGGAAAATCGAAAAAGAGTTGAATCAGATCATCCAGGGCAGCATGATTCCCACTTTTATCATCAACAATGAACATATCATTACCCACTGGAATGTGGCATGTGAGGAACTTACCGGATACCCGGCATATAAACTGGTGGGAACCGACCGGCAGTGGGTGCCGTTCCGATCGGTCAAACGTCCCGTTCTTGCGGATATGGTGGTGGATCATACCAGTGATGACACCGTTCGAAAATATTACGGCAATGCCTGGCGAAAGTGCAAGATCATCAACGGGGCCTACGAGGCGGAAGAATTTTTTCCCCATATGGGAACAGACGGAAAATGGATATTTTTTACAGCCGCGCCCATTAAATCGCCTGAAGGCAAAATTATCGGTGCGATCCAGACCTTGCGGGACAGAACCGAGGATAAAAAAGCCCAGGAGGAAATTGAACTTCAGGATCAGGAACTGGCCAAGCTTCATGAAAAATACCGGAAATCCGAAGAAAAATACCGGTCATTGTTCAACGAAAATCCCAATCCCATTTTTATCATCGACAGCATGAACTTTGAGATCCTGGATGTGAATCACCGGGTTCTGGAAGATTATGGATATGACAAATCCGAACTTATGGGCACCTCATTTCTGGAAATCGGTGAAAAAACCGATGACACTCTTCGCCGGGACATGCTGAATCTGCCCCAGGGCGGGTCCATCCTGTTCACCAAAAAACGGCATTACAGAAAAAGCGGGCAGGCGTTTTTTGTCAACATCAAAATGGTCAAGGTGATGTTCAGTCAGCGGGTGGTGCTCATTGCGTCCACCACAGACATGACTGAAAGCGTGGAAAAAGAAACCCAGCTGATCCAGGCCGGTAAACTGGCCACCCTGGGTACGATGGCAGCCGGCATGGCCCATGAGATCAATCAGCCCTTGAACGTGATCCAGATCTGTGCGGATTTGATCCAGAAAATGGTCAATAAAGGGGTGACGATTTCAGATGAAGATCTGCTGAACATGAGCAAGGATATTATTGAAAATGTGGCCCGGGCCGCCGGCGTGATCAAGCATGTGAGAGATTTTGCCAGACAGTCGGAGCGGGATCTGAAAAAACTGGATATCAATGATCCCATCCGGGATGTGTTCAAGGTGCTGGGACACCAGATTACGGTACATTCCATTGAAGTGGTGCTGGAACTGGAAGACCACCTGCCCAGTATCCGTGCCGAACACAACCGCCTGGAGCAGGTGTTCATCAACCTGGTGACCAATGCCATCGATGCCATGGATGAAAAATCCGCCCGAACCGAAGGGCCGGTGGAAAAAATATTGACCATTAAAACCTTTGCGCAGAACGGCCATGTGGCGGCAACCGTGTCCGATACGGGTACAGGGATGAACGAAGAAGTGAAAAACAAATTGTTTGAGCCGTTTTTCACCACCAAGGAAACCGGCAAAGGAACCGGACTTGGCACCAGTATCAGTTTCGGCATCATCAAGGACTACAACGGTACCATCCGTGTTGAAACCCAGGAGGGGAAAGGGTCGTGTTTCACGGTTCAATTCCCTGCCGCGGGTTGAGGAAATACACGTATGTCAGTTAACAAAATATTGATTGTGGACGATGAACAGGCCATTGTCAGATTGTTGTCCATGTCTCTGAAAAGTGACGGGTATGACACCTGCACTGCATCCAGCGGTGAAGAAGCGCTGGACGTGTTTGAAAAACAGTCCCCGGACATTGTGGTGACCGATATCAAAATGCCGGGCATGGATGGTCTGGAACTGCTTAAACGAATCAAGGAGCGGGATCCGGACAAGGAAGTGATCATCGTTACAGGGCATGGGGATATTGATTCCACCATCACGGCCCTGCAGTATGGGGCCAGTGATTTTATCAACAAGCCGGTGAGAGACGAAGCCCTGGCCATTGCCCTGGAACGGGCCCAGACCAAAATCCGCATCCGGGAGCAGCTGGCCTCCTATACCCAGGATCTGGAAGAAAAAGTGGCGGAAGCCACCGTGGAGATCCGGCGCAAATCCAATTTTCAGCGGCTGCTCATTCACTCCAGCCATGATGCCATTGTCGCGTTTGACCAGGACTGGCAGATTGTGGTCTATAACCCGGAAGCGGCCCGTATGTTTGAGAAAAGAGCCAGAAACGTGTTGAACAAAATGACCATCGATGATCTGTATCCCCCTGAACTGGCCGCCTCTTTCAGAAAAGAGGCCAGAAACGGATCCGATGACCGGGGAGATATCCCCTGGAAGGAGATGGTTCTGGAAACCCGGAACCAAAAACAGATTCCGGTCCGATATGCCACCAGCGTGCTCCATGAAAAAAATGAATTCATGGGCATTGTCAATTTTTTCCAGGATCTGACTGAAATCAAACGCCTGGAAAAAGAGTTGATCCAGTCCGAGCGTATGGCTGCCATCGGGCAGACGGTTTCCGGCCTGGCCCATTATGTGAAAAACATCCTCATCGGCCTGAAAGGCGGCAGCTATGTCGTGGATGTGGGATTTCAGCACAGCAACATGGAAAAGGTCAAATCCGGGTGGCAGACCATCCAGAAAAATATTGAGCGGGTGGCAAACCTGACCCAGGACATGCTCACTTATGCCAAGGAACGGCACCCTGAGGTCAAGCTGTGCGCTCCCAATGAGATCGTGACCGAAGTCAAGGACCTGGTATCGGAATTTGCTAAAGCCCATGATATCGAAATCATTACCCGGTGTGACCCGGAAATGGGACAGATGTGGCTGGATCCCGGCACCGTGCACCGGGCCCTGCTGAACCTGGTGAACAATGCCATTGACGCCTGTATGGAAGAGGATGATCTGGACCGGCAATTCAAAGTGGAGATTCGAACCGGAAAAACCGAAGCCGGGGCCGCTGTTTTTGAGATTGAAGACAATGGATGCGGCATGGATGAAGAGACCAAACGCAAACTGTTTACCCCCATGTTCAGTTCCAAGGGAGGGAAAGGAACCGGTCTGGGGCTGCTGGTGACCAAAAAACTGGTGGAAGAGCACCATGGGACCATTGACATTGATACCCGTTTGGGGTATGGGTCTTTGTTCACCATGACGCTGCCTGAGAGGCCCGAAACAGGCCGGGATGAAAATGACAAGTAAAGAGGTGTGATATGGGTAAAAAAATACTGGTGGTAGATGATGATCCGGATGTCAGAACATTTGTCGTCACGGTTCTGGAAGAAAATCAGTATACCCCTCTGGTGGCATGTGACGGTGTGGAAGGCCTTGAGATGATACAGAAACACAAGCCGGACCTGGTGATTTTAGATGTGCTCATGCCCAGGGGTAGCGGGGTTCGCCTGTACCGTCAGCTGAAAACAGACGATGACTTGAAATCCGTTCCTGTGATTATGTTCACCGGCATTG contains these protein-coding regions:
- a CDS encoding sodium:proton antiporter, with translation MKKANQLALVLLLMGFFVVPITLASFSGGPSLSLVQTVHASEDAVESGHGGEDTLGGGHGQGHPDLGKLLPLYACIPFACMLLSIALLPLVAGTFWHHHFGKISAFWAATLAIPFVAVYKGDAVYEILHIILADYVPFIILLWALFTVSGGILLRGTLRGTPVVNTGIILLGTILASWMGTTGAAMLLIRPFLRANDFRKNRTFMVVFFIFLVANVGGSLTPLGDPPLFLGFLHGVSFFWTLNIAPHMFLVSGILLVIYFFLDSWHFKKEGAVVPDDGEKKPLCLVGTYNFIFLGGIVVAVLMSGVLDLGEINTLGVHRAVQDWLRDITLIILGILSLWATPWTLREENEFSWFPIIEVAYLFIGIFVTMIPCLLLLKAGPDGAFAFLIAAVKEPYHYFWVTGLLSAFLDNAPTYLTFFNTALGSFYAGLPESASVPLLMTDRMVYLQAISTGAVFFGAVSYIGNAPNFMVRSIAAESGTAMPSFFGYILKYSLVFLIPTFVIVTLIFY
- a CDS encoding hybrid sensor histidine kinase/response regulator encodes the protein MKFRFSNIVQTWYLLEKKLLPTYVWKTDPFTFWQERILLIICFSAVVLGPVVLIPSVWLAMAEGLLSVALLDIGAYSGAVAVLILKNRPLGFRAGLIFFVLYFLGLGLIILLGPVGAGYIWLLGASIMVSTIYDLKAAFASLACNAAAFATMAVSIATGILDWNSASENLLEQWLVMSGNFLFINALVSTTTALMLNSLKQTLINEQSAKAKLQENEQRYRTLFETAKDAIFILKDNQFIDCNMATLEMFGFSDKALITGQHPWQLSPPAQPCGETSTQKAQTYVMSALEGVPQYFEWQHMKTDETVFDTEVALNRFQLGNQTYLQAIVRDITHRKQAEKSQKEKEQMEIQVQQVQKMESIGRLAGGVAHDLNNLLSPVLGYSELMLTDSQLAGSHRKATQTILDAGIRARDLVRQLLAFSRKQTLSFEPVDINQVVDNFLPLLYRTIREDITINLSLSPTPEPVMADVGQLGQVILNLAVNAADAMPDGGYLDIETSRKDLDVSYAKLRQGVTPGPYVLLSVSDTGAGMDTQTIEHIFEPFFSTKGERGTGLGLATVYGIVKQHGGNIWVYSEPEKGTTFKIYLPLASDADPVDPGIEKKETTVVFGTETILLAEDNDQVRELACTILETDGYTVLTAGTGEEALQTAAAHKGAIDLLLTDVVMPGMNGRELYDEIRRTRPHIKVVYMSGYTANVIAHHGILESGIQFIQKPFTVKTLADKVRQVLDTG
- a CDS encoding ATP-binding response regulator, which produces MSVNKILIVDDEQAIVRLLSMSLKSDGYDTCTASSGEEALDVFEKQSPDIVVTDIKMPGMDGLELLKRIKERDPDKEVIIVTGHGDIDSTITALQYGASDFINKPVRDEALAIALERAQTKIRIREQLASYTQDLEEKVAEATVEIRRKSNFQRLLIHSSHDAIVAFDQDWQIVVYNPEAARMFEKRARNVLNKMTIDDLYPPELAASFRKEARNGSDDRGDIPWKEMVLETRNQKQIPVRYATSVLHEKNEFMGIVNFFQDLTEIKRLEKELIQSERMAAIGQTVSGLAHYVKNILIGLKGGSYVVDVGFQHSNMEKVKSGWQTIQKNIERVANLTQDMLTYAKERHPEVKLCAPNEIVTEVKDLVSEFAKAHDIEIITRCDPEMGQMWLDPGTVHRALLNLVNNAIDACMEEDDLDRQFKVEIRTGKTEAGAAVFEIEDNGCGMDEETKRKLFTPMFSSKGGKGTGLGLLVTKKLVEEHHGTIDIDTRLGYGSLFTMTLPERPETGRDENDK
- a CDS encoding PAS domain-containing sensor histidine kinase is translated as MYFDLKGLKLAIIGGGDPCCEILDRFSGPGLKDLNIQVLMVADTIEISKGIIRARQLNIPTTKDYHEVCKLTGLDLILKLKNDDLLPCILEKVNTERVSIIDLDTYGAMSFVHFLKTEEEKIRIRKRLETQDLEKEAVADLFDQFSRRINEIAENRISFLEQERQDLRKIEKELNQIIQGSMIPTFIINNEHIITHWNVACEELTGYPAYKLVGTDRQWVPFRSVKRPVLADMVVDHTSDDTVRKYYGNAWRKCKIINGAYEAEEFFPHMGTDGKWIFFTAAPIKSPEGKIIGAIQTLRDRTEDKKAQEEIELQDQELAKLHEKYRKSEEKYRSLFNENPNPIFIIDSMNFEILDVNHRVLEDYGYDKSELMGTSFLEIGEKTDDTLRRDMLNLPQGGSILFTKKRHYRKSGQAFFVNIKMVKVMFSQRVVLIASTTDMTESVEKETQLIQAGKLATLGTMAAGMAHEINQPLNVIQICADLIQKMVNKGVTISDEDLLNMSKDIIENVARAAGVIKHVRDFARQSERDLKKLDINDPIRDVFKVLGHQITVHSIEVVLELEDHLPSIRAEHNRLEQVFINLVTNAIDAMDEKSARTEGPVEKILTIKTFAQNGHVAATVSDTGTGMNEEVKNKLFEPFFTTKETGKGTGLGTSISFGIIKDYNGTIRVETQEGKGSCFTVQFPAAG
- the arfB gene encoding alternative ribosome rescue aminoacyl-tRNA hydrolase ArfB; this encodes MPVHITHKVQIPDHEIQLEAIRAQGAGGQHVNKVATAIHLRFDIPGSSLPEEIKSRLLAIADQRISKDGVVVIKAQQSRSQEKNRTDAVKRLRQLILKAMVQPKKRRPTRASQSARKKRMDRKTKRGRIKQLRKSVSSDD
- a CDS encoding response regulator — its product is MGKKILVVDDDPDVRTFVVTVLEENQYTPLVACDGVEGLEMIQKHKPDLVILDVLMPRGSGVRLYRQLKTDDDLKSVPVIMFTGIALRSFLKSQKVLEEFKGEKVPEPDIYLEKPVEPQELVDAIRKKLA